The following nucleotide sequence is from Ochotona princeps isolate mOchPri1 chromosome 24, mOchPri1.hap1, whole genome shotgun sequence.
cccAAATAATGTCAAAACCACAAACAGCACAAGCAAGGTTTATGTGGGGCCACAGAGGTTGAGGAGGGGCAAACAAGCGGGGACATGTGGGGCCCGGGCGCGGCAACCCGAGGACATGGCACTGCCAGCATAGGTTTGTGCCTGGGAGCTTGACCACAGGCCCTCACAATGCTTGGCACACAGGACACAGGTCAGGGCCCAGAGAATGCCAGCACGTGAACTTGGGTGCTGCAGCCGCCCGGCTCAGTAGCAGTCAGCCTCATGCCCCCGCAGGACGTCCACGGTGGCCAGCATGTCCTGCAGGAGGGACTGGGGGCTGCGCTCCAAGTGGTCACTGCTCTTGGCCAGCCTGCTCTGGAAGCCCTGCAGGTCCACGGCGCCCAGGACGGCCAGCACCACTGCGGGTGCCACATCCCCCAGCACCTGGCTCTGCTCGCCCTCCCGCCACCTCCTTAGGGCTGCGTCCGCGGAAGCCAGGTCAGCACTGCCCACGGGCACCCTTAAGGGGCCACTCTTGTCCCTGAGAAACAGGAGGAGGTCACAGGCCTTCTGTGCCACAGGGCGGTCGCAGTCCAACAAGGCACTCAGGGCGAAGTCCAGGAGCCGCACCCGGCTCAGCACCTGCAGGGCTGTGGGCGACGGGCCAGGGGGCACCGCCTGGGGCAGGGCCACCGTGTACGGGCAGCAGGAGCCGGGTTGGCCCAGTGTCTGAGCCACAAACACTTGCGCCAGCTCCAGACCCTGCACCCGGACCTCCCAGTCCAGGTCTCGGCTCACCGCCTTGAACACGGCGATCATGAACTGCTCTGTGTTCCAAGCCATACCAGCGTGGCCATCCCTCAGCCACTCGGTGAAGACTTGCATGACAGCCCTGCGTGGGAAGCCCTCCGAGTCCGTAGACAGTATGTGCAGGAGCTGGTCCAGCACGCCCTGGGGACAGAGCACAGCTGAGGTAGGTTGGTGGGCATGGGAGCACTGGCCCACggcctgggctgcaggcagcACCCAGCCACCCTCTCTTCTGTCGGGGAGGCAGTGCGTGCACAGGCCGAGGGCAGCCGCTCCGGGCCAGTCCATTCCTCCTCCCAGGATCTGGACTGCAGCAAAGGCTGCCCGGCTGGGAGCCCACGGCCTCTTACCTCCTGGGCCTCTGGCGGCTCTGGGCTGGCTCCGGTGGGCAGCAGGCCGTGCTTGGACAGCTGCCCCACGGCAGTCACTGCACTGGCTCGCACGTAGCTCTCAGGGTCTCGGAGCAGCTGCCGGGTAAGCTGGGGCACCTCGGAGGCCAGCAGTACGGCGCAGAATTTGGCCTGCTCTGGGAGAGGGCGGTGCTGTGGAGGGGCCTGGGCCCAACGCCTCACCCCAGGCAGCACCCTGGCCCCTCAGACCCCACTCACCTGCCCAGAGTCGGGTCAGCTGTACCAGAAACTCCAGGGCCGAGTCCCTCACCTCCCAGCAGGGGCTGCACAGGCGCTTCCGCAGCGCAGGGAACAGCTCTGGGTGGGAGGGTACAGTCAGGGGGTGCCCGggcccccaccccagggagccCTGCCAGGAACTGCCATTACCTTTCAGAAACAGCAGGGTGCGGGGGCCCAGCTCACAGCCACCAGGGCTCTTGGGAGCTCCCTGGAACCACTTGAGTGTGGCCTGGAAGGCCTTCTTCAGGACCTAGGGTGCAGGTGGCCATGAGAGCAGAGCCACCCACCTGCCCCAAgtggggagggagccaggctTCCTGCGGGACAGGCCAGGAGTGTGCTCACAGAATCGTGGCCACGTCCTGCCCGCCACGCCGCCTCCAGCTCAGacctccacccagctccctggcagcGCCCACCAGCCTGCACGGTCCCATGAGGCAGTGCAGCTGTGGTCCCCTCTGGAAGCCCCTACAGGGCAGGGGAGTGGCCAGCATACCATGGGGCTGGAGTCGTGGCTTTCCAGGCACTCCAGGAGGACAGCAAACACTTGGGTCAGGGCTTCGGACTCCGGGGGGCCTGGACAGACATGGCAGGGTGAGTGCCCCAGCCCGAGCAGCACAAGCCCCAGGGCAGCTGAGGGCAGCTCACCTGTGCCATGAGCCAGAGTGCCCAGGAAGTCGAGGGCGGCGCGCTGCACTCGCGCACAGCCCGCCAGGGTCCTGCAGAGCTGGCGCCCCACGCTCGAGGTCAGGGAGGTGGAACCCCCGCACAGGTGCAGTATGGTCACCACAGCACTCTGCAGCGCCTCCTGCGGCCAGCGCCAAGGGCACTGGGGCTGCGGACAGCAGAGGGTCACAGGCCTGACGCCCCGGCCCTGCCCCCCCACGTGCCCTTGGGCCACAcccaccagcagctgcagctcctccAGGTGTGCCAGGGTCTGGCACAGCAGCCCCGCGCACGCCGACTTGGAGGACAGGAGCATGTCCACCGTCATGGCGCCATCTGAGGCTCTGTCCAGCATGTCTGCAGGCCAAGCCAGAGAAGTTGGGCGAGTGGGCACCTACTCCCCAGGTCACACCCACTCAGAGTGTGACCAGAGTAGAGCACCGCAGCCAGCTGCCAGCGCAGCTGGATCCCCAGCCTACCTAGGGTTCCAGGGGCCTGCCCCGTGGCCTTCAGAACGCAGGCCAGAGGCTGCAGGAGGACCCCGAAGGCCTGTGTCCTCAGGCTCTGTGGACTGGAAACAAAACATGGGGTGAGCCCCACACCCCGTCTCAACCCACCCCACCCGGTGCCACGCACAGCGGCCATACCCCTGGCACGCTTGGGGGGGGCGCTGCACAGGACAGAGGACAAGGTGAGGGCCAGCCTGACAGGCCTGCATGGCCCAGTCCACTGTGCCCAAGCACACCTGCTGGGGGCCTTAGGGACCCAGCCCTCAGGTTTGGGCCCGGGGCTCACCCCCCCATGTCCTCTCTGTCCCAAACCCCAGGCCCTTGGGGTTGGGTGCTGAGGCCACTTCCAGCCCCCACATACCAGCGCTGTAGCTTCAGGATTCCCAGGGCCAGCGGCAAGGCCTGTGAGGGCTTCAGGCGG
It contains:
- the BRAT1 gene encoding BRCA1-associated ATM activator 1, whose amino-acid sequence is MDPECSKLLPMLCRVLADRRQPLAEDDTCLEKLLDWFKALTETESSLQLLKEHPCLLELLAHALEAQDVSARVLAFTLRLTGMFAAQEDCFQFLQQGNLLLKLFGEAGPLGQVVWIVPGVRSGWVQGLRSLLCHPSALNFLADCGALDTVFSLQRDPSLFVASAASQLLAHILTLSMQDADKGHPDAQGSACAPTCAQEIVTHVEASLCSATTPQATQALHVLTSTITHCHEPWTEDFWRRLSPTVGHLLEGDPVPAAPSVVELLLSVARSPVLSCAAYGPWEMLARALGRLKPSQALPLALGILKLQRCPQSLRTQAFGVLLQPLACVLKATGQAPGTLDMLDRASDGAMTVDMLLSSKSACAGLLCQTLAHLEELQLLPQCPWRWPQEALQSAVVTILHLCGGSTSLTSSVGRQLCRTLAGCARVQRAALDFLGTLAHGTGPPESEALTQVFAVLLECLESHDSSPMVLKKAFQATLKWFQGAPKSPGGCELGPRTLLFLKELFPALRKRLCSPCWEVRDSALEFLVQLTRLWAEQAKFCAVLLASEVPQLTRQLLRDPESYVRASAVTAVGQLSKHGLLPTGASPEPPEAQEGVLDQLLHILSTDSEGFPRRAVMQVFTEWLRDGHAGMAWNTEQFMIAVFKAVSRDLDWEVRVQGLELAQVFVAQTLGQPGSCCPYTVALPQAVPPGPSPTALQVLSRVRLLDFALSALLDCDRPVAQKACDLLLFLRDKSGPLRVPVGSADLASADAALRRWREGEQSQVLGDVAPAVVLAVLGAVDLQGFQSRLAKSSDHLERSPQSLLQDMLATVDVLRGHEADCY